From the Verrucomicrobiales bacterium genome, one window contains:
- a CDS encoding O-antigen ligase family protein, whose amino-acid sequence MPRSLAILLSLLFIAWLWRKDHQQRRELSPAIWIPVIWLMVLGSRPLSFWFGFTSSGGSLEGNAFDRTFYLVQILISMVILARRQFPFGDFSRNNTALFLFYAWLLLTLLWSGYPFVTFKRWFKEIGGIFVMLLILTEKNPMEALKAVYIRCAYVLIPLSVLFIKYVPEFGRAYTNQGGVMYCGVTEQKNSLGEIVLIFSLILIWDMVQSWDDPERKAKRKNFFYPSLVILMGLYCLQISDSKTAMICLVAGTVILVSHRLPLLRTSPTTIFWLCLLGGPTFLGLDKLFKISNTLLAMIGRDSTFTGRTEIWRVVREHPVNPLLGSGYLAYWDKTGVVEIGDYEAELKTAHNGYLEIYLDGGFIALGLLLLVLLVLAVGIYRNLQQRHHFARLQFAFFLVTVLYNFSESTFARRGPLWFSFVLIAVTVGSLLWNHLLGSEQAEDGGSQEAARPEDGSAFGDLRNA is encoded by the coding sequence TCGCCTGGCTTTGGCGCAAGGACCATCAACAGCGCCGGGAACTGAGCCCGGCTATCTGGATACCCGTCATCTGGCTGATGGTCCTGGGTTCGCGACCCCTCTCGTTCTGGTTCGGATTCACCTCCAGCGGGGGATCCCTGGAGGGCAACGCCTTTGATCGAACCTTCTACTTGGTGCAGATTCTGATTTCGATGGTGATTTTGGCACGCCGGCAATTTCCCTTCGGGGATTTTTCTCGCAACAACACCGCCCTCTTCCTCTTTTATGCCTGGCTGCTGCTGACCCTACTCTGGTCTGGCTATCCTTTTGTGACCTTCAAGCGCTGGTTCAAGGAAATCGGCGGGATCTTTGTGATGCTGCTGATCCTGACGGAGAAGAACCCCATGGAGGCATTGAAGGCGGTGTATATCCGCTGTGCTTATGTGCTCATTCCTCTGTCGGTGCTCTTCATCAAGTATGTTCCCGAGTTTGGCCGGGCCTACACCAATCAGGGTGGAGTGATGTACTGCGGAGTGACCGAACAGAAGAATTCGCTGGGGGAGATTGTGCTGATCTTCTCCCTGATTCTCATCTGGGATATGGTGCAGTCCTGGGACGATCCGGAGCGAAAGGCGAAGCGGAAAAACTTTTTCTATCCCTCTCTTGTTATTCTGATGGGGTTGTACTGTCTGCAGATCTCGGACTCGAAAACGGCCATGATCTGTCTGGTGGCTGGCACGGTGATCCTGGTGAGCCATCGTCTCCCCTTGCTCCGAACCAGTCCGACCACCATTTTTTGGCTCTGCTTGTTGGGGGGGCCTACGTTCCTCGGCTTGGACAAGCTCTTTAAGATCTCGAACACCCTCCTGGCGATGATCGGTCGGGACTCGACCTTCACCGGACGCACCGAAATCTGGAGAGTGGTAAGGGAACATCCCGTGAACCCGCTGCTCGGCTCGGGCTATCTGGCCTATTGGGACAAAACGGGCGTGGTTGAGATTGGAGACTACGAGGCGGAGCTCAAGACCGCCCACAACGGCTATCTCGAGATTTATCTGGACGGCGGTTTCATCGCCCTGGGGCTTTTGCTCCTGGTCCTGCTGGTGTTGGCGGTGGGGATCTATCGAAATCTCCAGCAAAGGCATCATTTTGCCCGGCTGCAGTTTGCGTTCTTCCTGGTTACCGTCCTGTATAATTTTTCCGAGTCCACGTTTGCCCGGCGCGGACCGCTCTGGTTTAGTTTCGTTTTGATCGCGGTCACCGTCGGGTCCCTCCTATGGAACCATCTGTTGGGATCGGAGCAGGCTGAGGACGGAGGATCGCAAGAGGCGGCCCGACCTGAGGATGGGTCGGCTTTTGGTGATCTGCGGAACGCCTGA
- a CDS encoding class I SAM-dependent methyltransferase yields the protein MSLVKQDRAAWENEYQAGKWENLASSPDFARYKVVAGWIHSFGPSLSLLDVGCGHGVMLQHLDLERINHFTGLDIAESALNAIQPKREQDSYVCSPIEEFKPSRKWDVILFNEVLYYMHDPVSPLRQFEKSLSPNGFFVISMHKKNNPLAFNNKCLRKVRRFVREAGYEMLDGVEIRRLASPTAWELLKVRPRNDARQP from the coding sequence ATGTCGCTCGTCAAACAAGATCGCGCCGCCTGGGAGAATGAGTATCAGGCTGGCAAGTGGGAGAACCTGGCAAGTAGCCCTGACTTCGCTCGTTACAAGGTCGTTGCCGGCTGGATCCATTCTTTTGGCCCCTCCTTGAGCCTCCTGGACGTTGGGTGTGGCCACGGCGTGATGCTGCAACACTTGGATTTGGAGCGAATCAACCATTTTACCGGGCTCGATATTGCCGAGTCGGCGCTCAATGCCATCCAACCCAAGCGGGAGCAGGACAGTTATGTGTGCAGCCCAATTGAGGAGTTCAAGCCATCGCGGAAGTGGGATGTGATTCTCTTCAACGAGGTTTTGTATTATATGCACGACCCTGTGTCGCCGCTTCGACAGTTTGAGAAGTCTTTGTCCCCGAACGGCTTTTTCGTGATCTCGATGCACAAGAAGAATAATCCGTTGGCCTTCAACAATAAGTGTCTACGGAAGGTTCGACGTTTCGTACGGGAGGCTGGGTATGAGATGCTTGACGGGGTGGAGATTCGTCGGCTCGCCTCCCCGACTGCCTGGGAACTTTTGAAGGTGCGTCCGCGAAATGACGCACGTCAGCCCTAA
- a CDS encoding polysaccharide deacetylase family protein, which yields MAGMHLWLRIRDRLRRERAEHFARRDAFLRTETPIISFSFDDFPKSALLAAGSMLSDRGWQGTYYTSFGLAGTIAPTGRIFDLDDLPVLLAQRHELGCHTFGHLHSWDTPAAEFEAGIEQNQRFLTSRFPGAVFPTLSYPISCPNPGVKRRSGARFAGCRGGGQACNQGRLDLNHLRSFFLEQVGENMGAVRQAIEQTVRCQGWLIFSTHDVEASPTRYGVTTGFFREVVAAVGDSGARVLPVGAALEHLGLVPNARHSEPASVSR from the coding sequence ATGGCTGGAATGCATTTATGGTTGCGGATACGTGATCGGCTGCGGCGGGAGCGAGCCGAACACTTTGCCCGGCGGGACGCGTTCCTGAGGACGGAGACTCCCATTATTTCCTTCAGCTTCGATGACTTTCCGAAGTCCGCCTTGCTGGCAGCCGGCTCGATGCTCAGCGATCGCGGCTGGCAGGGCACCTACTACACCTCGTTCGGACTGGCCGGGACGATCGCTCCGACAGGCAGGATCTTTGACCTGGACGATTTGCCGGTTCTGTTGGCGCAGCGCCACGAACTGGGATGCCATACCTTTGGGCATCTTCACTCTTGGGACACGCCTGCTGCGGAGTTCGAGGCGGGGATCGAGCAAAACCAGCGCTTCCTGACCAGTCGGTTTCCTGGTGCTGTGTTCCCGACGCTGTCCTATCCGATCAGCTGTCCCAACCCCGGCGTGAAGCGGCGGTCCGGCGCGCGTTTTGCCGGCTGTCGCGGAGGCGGGCAGGCTTGCAATCAGGGCCGACTCGATTTGAATCATCTCCGTTCCTTCTTCCTGGAGCAGGTTGGTGAGAACATGGGTGCGGTCAGGCAGGCGATCGAGCAGACGGTGCGTTGCCAGGGCTGGCTTATTTTTTCCACCCATGATGTGGAAGCGTCCCCCACGCGTTACGGGGTTACAACCGGGTTTTTTCGAGAAGTAGTCGCTGCGGTGGGGGACTCGGGAGCGCGGGTCCTGCCGGTGGGGGCCGCGTTGGAGCACCTGGGATTGGTGCCGAATGCCAGGCATTCAGAGCCCGCATCAGTTTCGCGGTAA
- a CDS encoding MBOAT family protein, translated as MLFNSLEFALFFPIVCALFFMGPKSMRLPMLLVASCVFYMFFVPQYILILFVTILIDYVCGLKIEASQGPRRRSLLVFSLVATCAVLFVFKYFDFFMGNFVGLAGLFGWKVSLGASNILLPIGLSFHTFQSLSYVVEVYYGRQKAEPDFIKYSTFVMFFPQLVAGPIERPQNLLHQFSELKDFNATDACIGLRRMAWGFFKKLVVADRLAIYVNDVYGAPQQCTGLQLTLATVFFAYQIYCDFSGYSDIALGTARVLGFNLMENFNTPYWSLSVGEFWKRWHISLSTWFKDYVYVPLGGSRVDRVRWARNVLITFGISGLWHGANWTYVFWGFLNGLYLVCGALTLPLRDRLFGGVGLGRDTLARKVIMLLTTFFLTCIAWVLFRAKSMSDAHYILTHLAVNWDLGAVATEHFLLRQLPVAILSILLLEIGQLLRGAVWFDRLWVRLPLVPRWACYLTFFYSVVFFGVYRKAEFIYFQF; from the coding sequence ATGCTGTTCAATTCACTTGAGTTTGCGCTGTTTTTTCCGATCGTCTGCGCCCTGTTCTTTATGGGGCCCAAGTCGATGCGGCTTCCCATGCTTCTGGTGGCGAGCTGCGTCTTCTACATGTTCTTTGTTCCGCAGTATATCCTGATCCTGTTTGTCACGATCCTGATCGATTATGTCTGCGGCCTGAAGATCGAGGCCAGCCAGGGGCCAAGGCGGCGCTCGCTCTTGGTATTCAGCCTCGTGGCGACTTGCGCCGTGCTGTTCGTCTTCAAGTATTTTGATTTCTTCATGGGAAATTTCGTTGGCCTGGCCGGCCTGTTTGGCTGGAAAGTCTCCCTTGGCGCTTCGAACATTCTCCTGCCCATCGGCCTCTCATTCCACACGTTCCAGAGTTTGAGCTATGTGGTGGAGGTTTACTACGGGCGTCAGAAGGCCGAACCGGACTTCATCAAGTATTCGACGTTCGTGATGTTTTTTCCTCAGCTCGTAGCGGGTCCCATTGAGCGGCCGCAGAATCTGTTGCATCAGTTTAGCGAGCTGAAGGATTTCAACGCGACGGATGCATGCATCGGGCTGAGGAGGATGGCGTGGGGCTTCTTTAAGAAACTGGTGGTTGCTGACCGGTTGGCGATTTACGTCAACGATGTCTATGGGGCGCCCCAACAGTGCACCGGCTTGCAACTGACCCTGGCGACCGTCTTCTTCGCCTATCAGATCTACTGTGACTTCTCCGGTTACTCCGACATCGCCTTGGGCACTGCCCGGGTGCTGGGCTTTAACCTGATGGAAAACTTTAACACACCGTATTGGTCGCTGTCGGTGGGCGAGTTCTGGAAACGTTGGCACATATCCCTTTCGACTTGGTTTAAGGACTACGTCTATGTGCCCTTGGGGGGGAGTCGGGTGGATCGGGTTCGCTGGGCGAGGAATGTTTTGATCACGTTTGGGATAAGCGGCTTGTGGCATGGAGCCAACTGGACCTATGTGTTTTGGGGTTTCTTAAACGGGCTTTACCTAGTCTGCGGCGCGCTGACTCTACCGCTCAGGGACCGTTTGTTCGGTGGAGTTGGATTGGGCCGGGATACGCTCGCTCGAAAGGTAATCATGTTGCTGACCACGTTCTTCCTGACTTGTATTGCTTGGGTGCTCTTCAGGGCGAAGTCGATGTCTGACGCTCACTACATTCTGACTCATTTGGCCGTGAATTGGGATTTGGGTGCAGTGGCTACCGAGCACTTTCTGCTGCGACAGTTGCCGGTGGCCATCCTGAGCATTCTGCTTCTGGAGATCGGCCAGTTGCTGCGTGGGGCGGTTTGGTTTGATCGTCTTTGGGTCCGGCTGCCATTGGTTCCCCGGTGGGCGTGCTATTTGACTTTCTTTTATTCGGTGGTTTTCTTTGGGGTCTATCGGAAGGCTGAGTTTATCTATTTCCAGTTCTAA